The genome window AGTATCTCTGAAATCTTGAATCCCCTTGTTCCCGCTCTCTCTTCCTTTGAGCCAAAAAATTTATGGGTCTGCTTGATGAGCTGGCCTCCCAGCGCGAGGTCGCCGTCCACCAGGGTGACTCCGCAGCCCAGAGAGGCTGCCTCCAGTGTGGCGCTGAGGCCAGCGGGGCCTCCTCCGATGACAAGCACTTCAGTATGCCTCACTCTTTTCACCTGCCCCTATTCCGCATCCAAAGCGACGATGCCCTTGTCGCGCTGTGTCTCGATCCGCATCCCTGCCTTCAGCGGCGTGATGCAGGACCGGACATTGGGTACACCATCAACGACCAGGAAGCAGGAGGAACATTTGCCGATGGCACAGAAGAAACCCCTTGGCTGCCGCCTCTGAGGGGTCAACCTGTAAA of Thermovirga sp. contains these proteins:
- a CDS encoding (2Fe-2S)-binding protein, with product YRLTPQRRQPRGFFCAIGKCSSCFLVVDGVPNVRSCITPLKAGMRIETQRDKGIVALDAE